From the genome of Hymenobacter cellulosilyticus, one region includes:
- the qatD gene encoding Qat anti-phage system TatD family nuclease QatD: protein MAWYVDTHCHLDLFPGIQQTVAEQDAVPIKTISVTNAPFLWRPNQQLFRSCRNIRLALGLHPELAGQRVHEMALFEALCTETKYIGEIGLDGTTTNQQERDAQLLVLRGVMAVLRTSPAKILTVHTRRAAVETIQELATGLADTPHQVILHWYSGNLTELRRAVELGFYFSVNHAMLTSKSSTALLKSIPRSQLLTETDAPFTFSPAVPDRLTSLRKTMKMLSNQWAMEEQECLHLVWENFSGLLKATH, encoded by the coding sequence ATGGCCTGGTACGTTGACACTCATTGTCACCTGGACTTATTCCCGGGCATTCAGCAGACAGTAGCCGAGCAGGATGCGGTTCCAATAAAGACTATTTCGGTCACGAATGCGCCGTTCCTGTGGCGACCTAACCAGCAGCTGTTTCGCTCGTGCCGCAACATCCGATTGGCATTAGGACTGCACCCAGAGCTAGCAGGCCAGCGGGTACACGAAATGGCCTTGTTTGAAGCACTTTGCACCGAGACGAAGTACATTGGTGAAATTGGCCTTGATGGTACGACTACCAACCAACAGGAACGGGATGCTCAATTGCTCGTGCTGCGCGGTGTGATGGCTGTACTGCGCACCAGCCCAGCTAAAATTCTAACGGTGCATACCCGCCGGGCTGCCGTCGAGACCATTCAGGAACTGGCCACTGGGCTGGCCGATACGCCGCATCAGGTCATTCTACACTGGTATTCTGGCAACTTAACGGAATTGCGGCGGGCGGTAGAACTGGGCTTCTACTTCTCGGTGAATCACGCTATGCTCACCAGCAAGTCATCAACTGCACTACTAAAGTCTATTCCGCGCAGCCAATTGCTGACGGAAACGGATGCGCCGTTTACTTTTTCACCTGCTGTACCGGACCGACTTACCTCGTTGCGAAAGACAATGAAGATGTTGAGTAATCAGTGGGCAATGGAAGAGCAGGAGTGCTTACACTTGGTCTGGGAAAACTTTTCTGGCTTGCTGAAGGCAACACATTAG
- the qatC gene encoding Qat anti-phage system QueC-like protein QatC has protein sequence MPTSGIELRIGETDQGAGADPTRFANFYTFDVQRPGSGQPAISLSELLVALRRVRLQPSPLSLDWLAVACAAYAADTTVDRYTNSDDGWTRQFELFVPVSDVAVWDAQAELLATILNFLTGDLWKLTFRPSSAAIVVARRSMKPVTYLTDTVCLFSGGMDSFLGAMKLLDAGVQPLLVGHAKSSDVSDFRNQAAEALRAHYPLLNLELIKAFVRVNKPRRTHETVIGESTERGRSFLFLALGAACASALPGPARKNLWIPENGFITLNLPLSPLRMGAYSTRTTHPYYLQLVQSLMDNLGLNTTVHNPFEFLTKGEMLATCSDPAFAASVNTMSCSRPATRNARLEGVGTRHCGRCVPCIIRRAALHKAGIRDDNALLPADRQYRTDIYRDTLHASTSNATNKGAKGENVLALRYMLARTQADPHYLAAAIQLTGPLTNPQQSLDVYRRGLAEVAAILRRVTVVP, from the coding sequence GCCAACTTCTATACCTTCGACGTGCAACGTCCCGGTTCCGGTCAGCCAGCCATCAGCCTGAGCGAATTGTTGGTGGCGTTGCGGCGGGTAAGGCTCCAGCCCTCGCCCCTGAGCCTAGACTGGTTGGCCGTGGCCTGCGCTGCCTACGCAGCCGATACAACTGTCGACCGCTACACAAACTCCGATGACGGGTGGACGCGCCAGTTTGAGTTGTTTGTGCCTGTAAGCGACGTAGCCGTCTGGGACGCGCAGGCTGAGTTGCTGGCTACCATACTTAACTTTCTTACCGGCGACCTGTGGAAGCTGACCTTTCGGCCGAGTTCGGCCGCCATTGTAGTGGCACGGCGCAGCATGAAACCGGTTACGTATCTAACGGATACCGTATGCTTGTTTTCAGGGGGTATGGATAGCTTTCTGGGGGCCATGAAGCTGCTGGATGCCGGGGTGCAGCCTCTCTTGGTCGGGCACGCGAAAAGCAGTGATGTTTCTGATTTTCGGAACCAGGCAGCTGAGGCTCTTCGCGCTCACTATCCGTTGCTAAACTTGGAATTGATAAAGGCTTTCGTGCGTGTAAACAAGCCCCGGCGCACTCACGAAACCGTAATCGGTGAGAGCACCGAGCGTGGCCGCTCGTTTCTCTTTCTGGCCCTTGGAGCGGCTTGTGCCTCCGCCCTCCCCGGTCCGGCCCGGAAAAATCTGTGGATTCCGGAAAACGGCTTTATCACTTTGAACCTGCCCCTCTCTCCCCTGCGGATGGGAGCCTACAGCACCCGCACTACCCATCCCTACTATTTGCAATTGGTGCAGTCGCTGATGGATAACCTGGGGCTAAACACGACGGTGCACAACCCCTTTGAATTTTTGACGAAAGGTGAGATGCTTGCTACCTGCTCAGACCCAGCTTTCGCCGCGAGCGTCAATACGATGTCGTGCAGTCGGCCCGCGACGCGCAACGCCCGCTTAGAGGGCGTGGGTACCCGGCACTGCGGTCGCTGTGTGCCCTGCATCATCCGGCGAGCAGCCCTGCATAAAGCGGGCATCCGCGACGACAACGCCTTGCTGCCGGCGGACAGGCAGTATCGCACTGATATTTATCGCGACACCCTGCACGCGTCCACATCCAATGCCACCAATAAAGGGGCGAAGGGCGAGAACGTCTTGGCGCTCCGATATATGCTGGCCCGGACGCAGGCCGACCCCCATTACTTAGCCGCGGCCATCCAGCTGACAGGTCCCCTCACGAACCCGCAGCAGTCACTCGACGTGTACCGGCGTGGGCTGGCAGAGGTAGCAGCCATTCTGCGACGGGTAACCGTAGTTCCTTAA